One genomic window of Gracilinema caldarium DSM 7334 includes the following:
- a CDS encoding redox-sensing transcriptional repressor Rex encodes MAKQKIPATPSIRRLPSYLHIIRQAEKEGDEYISGTVIANELNLEPIQVRKDLAITGIIGKPKKGYPVHALITAIEHFLGWDSIRDAVLVGVGNLGSALMGYQEFQFHGLNIVAAFDKDPKKIGSTVHGVPILPLDTMELQVRNLGVRMAILTVPSVAAQETTDLLIKAGITAIWNFTNVKLKVPDNVVVQKEDLSSGYAMLCVMIQAKKLEGR; translated from the coding sequence ATGGCTAAACAAAAAATCCCTGCAACACCCTCCATACGCCGCCTACCATCTTATCTTCACATAATCCGCCAAGCAGAAAAAGAAGGGGACGAGTATATTTCAGGAACCGTTATTGCCAATGAACTCAATCTTGAACCTATTCAAGTACGCAAGGATTTAGCTATTACGGGGATTATTGGAAAACCTAAAAAAGGCTACCCAGTGCATGCCCTGATTACTGCTATTGAACACTTTTTAGGCTGGGATTCAATCAGGGATGCGGTACTCGTTGGAGTTGGCAACCTGGGTTCCGCACTCATGGGCTACCAAGAATTTCAGTTTCATGGCCTCAATATTGTAGCTGCCTTTGATAAGGATCCCAAAAAGATTGGTTCTACAGTTCATGGTGTACCGATACTACCCCTCGATACTATGGAACTACAGGTTCGGAATCTTGGAGTCCGAATGGCAATCCTTACGGTACCATCCGTTGCAGCCCAGGAGACTACCGATTTATTAATTAAAGCCGGTATTACTGCTATTTGGAATTTTACTAATGTGAAACTCAAGGTTCCTGATAACGTTGTGGTACAAAAGGAAGACCTCTCTTCCGGATATGCCATGCTCTGTGTGATGATTCAAGCTAAAAAATTAGAGGGTCGATAA